In one Leishmania infantum JPCM5 genome chromosome 7 genomic region, the following are encoded:
- a CDS encoding peptide methionine sulfoxide reductase-like, which yields MPAPIRATFAAGCYWGTEHFFVRNFKDSIVSHQVGFMGGVEGKAVTYPEVTKGTTGHAEVLDLMYDPEKVSYKDLLSFFFRMHNSTTLNRQAGDIGTNYRSAIFYHNEEQKKEAEAYIAKLNGADEKLHSSFSKAFGGAPCITSLEKAGTFYPAHEGHQNYLEKHPNGYCSHRLYF from the coding sequence ATGCCCGCGCCTATCCGAGCCACCTTTGCCGCCGGCTGCTACTGGGGAACTGAGCACTTCTTCGTGCGGAATTTCAAGGATAGCATTGTGTCGCACCAGGTCGGCTTCATGGGCGGCGTGGAGGGGAAGGCAGTAACCTACCCTGAAGTCACGAAGGGCACCACAGGCCACGCCGAGGTCTTGGACTTAATGTACGACCCCGAGAAGGTGTCGTACAAGGATCTGCTCTCCTTCTTCTTCCGCATGCACAACTCCACGACGCTGAACCGGCAGGCGGGCGACATCGGTACCAACTACCGCAGTGCCATCTTCTACCACAACGAAGAGCAaaagaaggaggcggaggcctATATCGCCAAGCTGAACGGTGCCGACGAGAAGCTTCACTCCTCCTTTAGCAAAGCCTTTGGCGGAGCCCCCTGCATCACCAGCCTGGAGAAGGCTGGTACGTTTTACCCAGCGCATGAGGGACACCAGAACTACCTCGAGAAGCACCCGAATGGCTACTGCTCGCACCGCTTGTACTTTTAG
- the AAT19 gene encoding putative amino acid transporter — translation MSRLPGEPLSEAAQRELTAPDRHPEDGVVNTKTKSQPSGITDRQDDNPELTKKPHAEADDTNTGEAMDDDDAEAVAEKKHYSKFRLWFQKLVPPGGVIASSFTLGSSTLGAGILGLPAAFNSMGFVTALLVLIVVTVLTIFSLWLLARCSDASKVRTYEDVARVLLGRGADYAAAVFMLGFCLGGAVSYIISIGDLLTPIFDDPSVPELLRTKIGNSIITSAVWLVVILPLCLPKNIDSLRHTSIISVTMVVFFVICIMQDSCEFMAKNGWRKDIKFFNTGNGAIQGLGTVIFACLVQINAQEVYYEMANPTPRNMVRNSTIAMSGCGLLYVLAGVFGCARFGSTVKSSILLKYQPREAPQFWFAYFGIVVKICVAFALHQLPLRDSVYHFFSWDVYRMPWWRNALICGGIAAFVLVVGLLVPDLNIVLGLVGSLCGGFIGFIFPSLMIMYAGKWSLKNVGLLEWSLTYILLLVGVVAVVFGTCASIYSIV, via the coding sequence ATGTCTCGACTTCCCGGAGAACCACtgtcggaggcggcgcagcgtgaGCTGACGGCGCCAGACCGCCACCCGGAGGATGGGGTTGTGAATACGAAAACCAAATCGCAACCGTCGGGTATTACAGACCGTCAAGATGACAATCCCGAGTTGACAAAGAAGCCGCACGCAGAGGCGGACGACACCAACACAGGAGAGGCGATGGACGATGACGATGCCGAGGCGGTTGCTGAAAAGAAGCACTACTCGAAGTTTCGCCTGTGGTTTCAGAAGCTCGTGCCGCCGGGCGGTGTCATCGCGAGCTCCTTCACCCTGGGCAGCTCCACTCTTGGCGCCGGTATCCTTGGTCTGCCGGCCGCGTTCAACAGCATGGGCTTTGTGACTGCGCTGCTTGTGCTCATAGTGGTGACAGTGCTCACGATCTTCTCTTTgtggctgctggcgcggtgCTCCGACGCATCGAAGGTTCGGACGTACGAGGATGTGGCTCGTGTGCTGCTCGGCCGTGGCGCCGACTACGCGGCCGCTGTTTTCATGCTCGGTTTCTgtctcggcggcgccgtcagctACATCATTTCCATCGGTGACCTGCTCACTCCTATCTTTGACGACCCTAGTGTGCCAGAGCTCCTGCGGACGAAGATCGGCAACAGCATCATCACGTCCGCAGTGTGGCTCGTTGTCATCCTACCCTTGTGCCTGCCCAAGAATATTGACTCCCTCCGGCACACGTCCATCATAAGCGTCACCATGGTCGTGTTCTTTGTCATCTGCATCATGCAAGACAGCTGCGAGTTCATGGCGAAGAACGGGTGGCGCAAGGATATCAAGTTCTTCAACACTGGCAATGGCGCCATTCAGGGCCTGGGCACTGTCATCTTCGCCTGCCTCGTCCAGATCAACGCGCAGGAAGTCTACTATGAGATGGCGAATCCGACGCCGCGAAACATGGTGCGTAACAGCACAATTGCTATGAGCGGCTGCGGTCTCTTGTACGTTCTCGCTGGCGTGTTCGGCTGCGCGCGTTTCGGCTCCACGGTGAAGTCATCCATCCTGCTCAAGTACCAGCCGCGTGAGGCGCCGCAGTTCTGGTTCGCCTATTTCGGCATCGTCGTAAAGATTTGCGTGGCCTTtgcgctgcaccagctgcCGTTGCGCGACAGCGTCTACCACTTCTTCTCGTGGGACGTCTACCGCATGCCCTGGTGGAGGAACGCCCTCATTTGCGGCGGTATCGCGGCATTCGTGCTGGTCGTTGGCCTCCTAGTCCCGGACCTCAACATAGTCCTCGGCCTCGTCGGCTCCCTCTGCGGCGGCTTCATCGGCTTCATCTTCCCATCTCTCATGATCATGTACGCGGGTAAATGGAGCCTGAAGAATGTGGGGTTGCTAGAGTGGTCGCTGACCTATATCCTCCTCCTTgttggcgtcgtcgccgtcgtctttGGCACCTGCGCTTCCATCTACTCGATCGTCTGA